A region of Vitis riparia cultivar Riparia Gloire de Montpellier isolate 1030 chromosome 12, EGFV_Vit.rip_1.0, whole genome shotgun sequence DNA encodes the following proteins:
- the LOC117926573 gene encoding elongation factor 1-gamma-like, protein MVNQPNFSKILGEVKQTASVPPVSSAKKPALPKEHAKPKHKDEPKKEVKKEPAKPKEAPVGEEEEAPKPKPKNPLDLLPPSKMILDEWKRLYSNTKTIFREVAIKGFWDMYDPEGYSLWFCDYKYNDENTVSFVTLIKVGGFLQRMDLARKYAFGKMLVIGSEAPFKVKGLWLFRGQEIPQFIIDECYDMELYEWKEVDISHEAQKGRVIQMIEDQEPFEGEALLDAKCFKKFKGSASDYIRSLTTKENCGHA, encoded by the exons ATGGTTAATCAACCAAATTTCAGCAAGATCTTGGGTGAGGTAAAGCAAACTGCATCAGTCCCACCTGTTTCGTCTGCAAAGAAGCCTGCCCTGCCAAAAGAACATGCCAAACCAAAGCACAAGGATGAACCAAAGAAAGAAGTCAAGAAGGAGCCAGCAAAGCCCAAAGAGGCTCCTGTTGGGGAAGAGGAAGAAGCACCAAAACCCAAACCTAAGAATCCTCTTGATCTGCTGCCCCCAAGTAAGATGATTCTGGATGAATGGAAGAGACTCTACTCAAATACCAAGACCATTTTCCGTGAGGTTGCAATTAAAG GATTCTGGGACATGTACGATCCCGAGGGATACTCTCTTTGGTTCTGTGATTACAAATACAATGACGAGAATACCGTCTCATTTGTAACTCTGATCAAGGTTGGTGGATTCCTTCAGCGGATGGATCTGGCACGCAAGTATGCTTTTGGGAAGATGCTTGTAATCGGCTCAGAGGCCCCATTTAAGGTGAAGGGGCTGTGGCTTTTCCGCGGGCAAGAGATACCTCAATTTATAATTGATGAGTGCTATGACATGGAACTCTATGAGTGGAAGGAGGTTGACATCTCGCATGAGGCCCAAAAGGGGCGTGTGATTCAGATGATAGAAGATCAGGAGCCTTTTGAGGGAGAGGCTCTTCTGGATGCCAAGTGCTTCAA GAAGTTCAAGGGATCTGCCTCTGACTATATAAGAAGTCTCACCACCAAAGAAAACTGTGGGCACGCCTAG
- the LOC117926572 gene encoding KH domain-containing protein At1g09660/At1g09670: protein MDDRRPHGSFFQYPPSGLHASPHRSSSVSSDRERYLAELLAEKQKLGPFMQILPQCSRLLNQEIRKFSALAPNQGFVDLERIEHDSPFRSLGQHPNGGPMDLEGWPAMQTEENGPLRRMAPFQASSLGWHRAPGIPTTPVVKRVIRLDVPVDKYPNYNFVGRILGPRGNSLKRVEAMTECRVYIRGQGSVKDAVKEEKLKDKPGYEHLNEPLHVLVEAEFPEDIINSRLEQAVAILENLLKPVDESLDQYKKQQLRELAMLNGTLREESPSMSPSMSPSMSPFNTAGMKRAKTGR, encoded by the exons ATGGATGATAGGAGGCCACATGGGAGTTTCTTTCAGTACCCTCCCTCTGGACTCCATGCTTCTCCTCACAGGTCATCTTCCGTCTCATCAGATCGAGAAAG ATATCTAGCTGAATTATTGGCGGAGAAGCAAAAGTTGGGTCCATTTATGCAAATTCTACCACAATGCAGTAGGCTTCTGAATCAAG AAATCAGAAAGTTCTCAGCTTTAGCACCCAATCAAGGTTTTGTGGATCTTGAACGAATTGAGCATGATAGTCCATTTAGGTCATTAGGTCAACATCCGAATGGAGGACCAATGGATTTGGAGGGTTGGCCTGCGATGCAAACAGAG GAAAATGGACCTCTACGAAGAATGGCCCCTTTTCAAGCTTCCTCACTAGGTTGGCATCGGGCACCTGGAATACCGACCACTCCTGTTGTAAAGAGAGTCATTAGACTTGATGTTCCTGTGGACAAATATCCAAAT TATAATTTTGTTGGCCGAATTTTGGGACCACGTGGGAACTCCTTGAAAAGAGTTGAAGCCATGACTGAATGCAGAGTGTATATCAGAGGTCAGGGGTCAGTGAAGGATGCTGTTAAG GAAGAGAAACTGAAAGATAAACCGGGGTACGAGCATCTTAATGAGCCGCTTCATGTCTTGGTAGAGGCTGAATTTCCAGAAGATATAATAAATTCCCGGTTGGAGCAAGCAGTGGCGATATTAGAAAACCTTCTTAAGCCTGTT GATGAGTCCTTGGATCAGTACAAGAAGCAACAGCTAAGGGAACTGGCCATGCTCAACGGCACGCTAAGGGAAGAGAGCCCAAGTATGAGCCCCAGCATGAGCCCTAGCATGTCACCCTTCAACACTGCAGGAATGAAACGAGCCAAGACTGGCCGATAA